A DNA window from Brassica napus cultivar Da-Ae chromosome C1, Da-Ae, whole genome shotgun sequence contains the following coding sequences:
- the LOC111201842 gene encoding putative defensin-like protein 230, with protein MRSATWCIVSCLLIFLVITDGKGPKVDPDNTCQRIEDIEGNCKVDGPKACEKYMSTTYNGTYFNCTCDNVYMLRKIKRYCRCDEICPDAPPPSIHTR; from the exons ATGAGATCTGCTACTTGGTGTATAGTTTCTTGTCTTCTCATCTTTCTCGTAATAACTGATGGTAAAGGACCTAAAG TTGATCCAGATAATACATGTCAAAGAATAGAAGATATTGAAGGAAACTGTAAAGTTGATGGACCGAAAGCGTGTGAGAAGTATATGTCGACAACTTATAACGGTACCTATTTTAATTGCACATGTGACAACGTCTACATGTTACGTAAGATCAAGCGTTACTGCCGATGTGACGAAATATGTCCAGACGCCCCACCTCCATCGATCCACACTCGTTAA